AGCGGAGAAGGAAGCTGTATCACACACTGTTAAGGCATGGAACGCAAGGAGAAATGTCGTGTTAGATGGACCAAAGGCTTTTAATTGGAAAGAAGAGTGTGGGTAGGATATTTCCTGTCCCATAAGATACTCAAAATTCCTTGAAGTATAAATAAGCCTGTGTaaggctccaagatagtggaaaaaaaaaacgcttaatTTCGAGTCATGTTTGACTAGTGAACATTTTGTACTGCATCAGCTACATGGACTATCATTTTAATGTCTGCTTCTCCTCCGCGCAAACAGACGCATTCTTGACAGTGTACATTTGATGCTGTGGATTAGTTACAGGAAATGTTTCTTATGACATCATGCAATCCGGTTTCACGGTCCTGTTGAACGCATCGCGACGAGACTTTTGCCACATTGCAAACGACTTGATAATGTGGAAGCTGAATTCCATCTCCCCTGCAGTCAACTgctaaatttaattttcccgTCTCATAAAAATGAAGTTAAGTCTTGTTCAAGAATAAGGTATCCAGCAAATGCAAGAGTAGTGCCGTTTCCAGTTAACAGGACACTGAGGATTTTCATTCCTTCTGGCAAATAACACATTGAAACCAGTCAGTTGCTTGAGGTAGCGACCTGTTTCCTTCGTCTTCAAATTAACCTAtttcttacttatttttttttaaaccgacGGTTTTCTCTGTTATGAGACTAGAATAGTTTTTTTATAGCTAAACCGAGTCGCATGCATATTTACAATGAGATAGCACAAACTCTTACCATCCGAACCAACTCAACcaagagaaaagagagaaaaggcaTGTGAACATAAATTCCAAAGTATGGCCTTCATTTATATATGAAGagaggaaaataacaataacaattcgCATCCAAAATTAAACATGTGTATATTTTTGTACCTCTACatgtattttgaaataaaacgtCTTCCCACGGTAGCCACATCTTTCTCCTCTTTAACACGAAATTGATCCacctctttcttcttttcttctttattggGCATTCCTCGGCAAAGAATGGAATCTTATGCATCGAAATATTCTTCTTAGAGTCAGCTACCTTTTGCAACGTGATGCGACATATCTCTTACGCATTTTCAAAGGTACGTTTTTCACGATCGAGAAAGATACAACCAAATCACTTGGCTTGAGAGGAATAAGAGTTCTTGAAGCTACGTCACGGCGAGAGGAGACTAATGCGCAGTGGTGGAACAAAATGGCAGCAAATTTCGAGGACTtgaaaaaatcattaaaaaaatcgCTTTTGTTCGgaatcaaaattttttttcgggaaaCGTCATTGCATGACGGGTAGATTCGGAtgagaaaataggaaaaattCGTTATTGCCACTTTAAATCTAgaaaaagagcaagaaaaataaCTTCGCGGGGTTCTCGGGTGTGAAAATTTCATTCGCTGCTAACTAgctgaaattgaaaaataaagcttAGCACTATATCAGGAAATCACCAACCTGGGAACGTAAATATTCCTACAAAGTTTGCGCTTGTATCAAAAATCGAATGATTTTCTAGCTAAGCCGCCGGACTATGAGCAAAAATCTGAATAAGATTCGGGACCAACTGCTGAGTAGAAGGACAACTTAGGAGAGAGAGGCAGATGTGAATAAgatttcaataatttctttaaaaaaacaagttgtactcgggggggggggggggtagggtcAGGGTTAGGGGGGCAATCACCTTGTGaaaaatagcctgcgagcaagctttcccATTTGGGCGAGCGAGGCGAGACGCGCGTccacttttcacgatatcccccaaatggagagcttgctcgcaggctatgtaACAAAGAGCAGACCCTACTAATGAGGGTAACGTAAATTAGAGTCTAATCCACTCACTTATGCCTACTTGTATAGCTATTAGCTGTGAGACATCGTACCTCGCCAGCGATTTTCGAGCGCGGACCCTAAGGACAAATTTTATGTGAAGAAAGCTTCTCTTGCATGCGCTTGAGAACCTTTCGCTACGCACTTGGCCCTTTTTGTCGCAGATTTCCAGCTAAATTGCAGATTGAAAATAACATGCTCATATGGTAGTATGAAGAAGGCCGAGGAGGTCCTAATACTACATGTATCTTTCTGGGTAGGAAGAGAGTCAATCACAGGGTTTATCTTTTACAACGAGCATTATACTGTTTACTAGAGTGGATTCCTTACGAGGTAGAAACTCATGTGATCTCCTGTAACCGATCGAGTACGGAATGTTTCATGGAGGTTTAGGACATTGGTTCATATGCGACACTAAGATGGTAAACATTAAAGGTCGGTAATAAATAGAGAGGaaatatttatcatttcaaGAAATACGTGGGCAGGCAGCGTGGCTGAGCGCTAACTTGTAATAGGGAAGTACGGAGTTCACGCCCTGTTTTAattagctggatttgttctcggtagatCAGAGTtcaaatagccaactggtttgcctctggCCAGTTAGGATTCTTAACCTTGTGGGCCACAATGAAAACAGTGACTGGTTTATCAGTAATTGTCTCCCCTATATTAAAAGTCAggttttttcgtgtttttttttttgttttttttttcactggtgGGCTACGATGTAGAGTAATTAGAGATCTTTACATTCAAACACGAGGACGACtacaagtacgagatttgacttaaagttttctcGCGTATTCTAAAAACAaagactccccggaaagcttcattacacaattttttactagaaaagttagcactgttacttttagtgaaggaggttacaccctctccagatcgcaaaatgataaaacttttaacatttgataacttgttttccccacttcgacattctcgctgaaactcgtagtagagtgacgacggctaccacattttcccgccaaaatgacgctggttcacgagCAAGCGCTACCTATTAccactgagaaaatctcgtactcgtacttgTCCCGACGGGATCTGAACGAGAAACGACTGGATATCTAAAACGACCGCCCACCCCAAAAGCTAAATATGTGACGTAGTTAGGCATACTAGttcattaaaatttatttttccaacCCTACCTACTTTAATATCTCTCCAACTACAAAATGCGCACTATTATGGTTATTCTCTTTCATGGCGCGGCATTTCGTCACGGATAAATTGATTCTCGGCTTGGTTGCCAATCAATTTGCTCAAAGCAAATTCACCAAAGTCAAATTGGCCCAAATTGAGGTCCACTCGCTCACATTGGAAAACCGGACGGTATATACAGCCACGTATTTAGTTTTACGTTAGTTTGTGTTTGGAGCTACTTTTCACACCTATATTGACGAATGGGCGATTCTAAATCAATTTGGGCGAAGTTGACAATTGGGAAATTTCGCTTGGGCGAACTGACAAGCGTGCCGGTGTTTTAATGACAATATCAGGTCAACACATTTATAAGATGGTCCtttctgaaaacaacaacaggatGTACTTTCCTGCCCTATAGTACCATCCTTTTCATAAGATCGCGCGCGGGCACAACGATCTAAAACGACGGCAAGTGAACGGGTGGCGTTAAAGTCACTGCAAAACCAGTTCTGAGCGGGTTACACAGAGGCTAAAATTTAATTTGTCTACGTCAAGATCCTGCATACGCTAGGAATCTTtgtcttcttctgtttccaatGATATAAACTCCATATCTTCAACAGTAACGTCCTGTTCGACAACGTTTGAGTCTTGTGATTCTGCCGCCCCACGTGCGGCATCATTTGCCGTGCTATCCTGTATCGTTAGGCTTGCAAACTCCTCCGAAGTTTCCGTTGAGTCGGGGATTGGGCGTGGTCTTCGCTTAAATGCGGCTGATCCGAGTGTGGATAATATAAGATCCTGTACAAACAGACTTCTGTCCGCACGCTCGCGCTCGAGGATTTCTTGTTCGGCTTCTGAGAGCGAGGGTTCATTAGCcctaaaacaaataatagtaaAAGTAGCAATTCGCCAACCGAGTTTATGAAAGGGGCGTATGTTTGGTTATTTTAATACAACACGAGGTTTTCCCTGAGTCTTTTTAACTTACATATACGCCAAACTTCTCTTTTGACAGGAATGTGTATTTGTAATAAAGTAATCAATAAATTTAGAACACTGAACAAAACTCTTCTGGATCGACGTTTCGCTACATTAGAACAAACCAAACGAATTTTaggtaaacacaaaatttttcgTGTGGCCTCACTTACTTTAATCTTAATTGTGTAATTTCATAGCAAGCAGGCCAAGAACCTCTTGTCCCTCAAAATAACGACCTATGTATGAAAGTCAAACTCGTAATGTACGACCGCTTAAATTAAAAAGGCCGCCGAGGAAAGTATCTACCTTTATCGACCAACAGACTTATTATCATGGTTTAATAAGCCAAGGCTACGTTTGCCTTGCGACGTAAAACCTTACTCGTTCATCTCATGAAGTCAGTTGATGCTTAAAGTGTTCTGGTTTTATATGTACCAACCTTGCAAGGAGAAAAGACGAGGAGGCCGAGCTACTGCTTTCTTGAGCACTAGCTGTTGATGTGGTTGGTACACTACCGCtagctgctgctgctgctgctgcagcTGCCATCGGCCGCCGTGCTGGAAGTCTTTCCAGTCGTTCCCTTGTCTCTTGCACTTGCTGTCTTTCCAGTTGCAACTGCTGTTGCAGCAATTGAAGCTGCGACTGCATGGGAGGCTGGGATTGCTGTGCTGCTCGACGCACACCCGACAGTTGGGACAGAAGCTCCGCTATAGGGTCCATGCTCTCACGGCCGGACGCGGAGGAGGAGGACGAAGACGACCCAAGACCGCTACCCCCAGATCCTCCGAAATGCATATTGGCTGCACGTGGTCGCGGAGGTCTGGGCCGACTTCCTCCAACTGCCGGATGAAATAAACGTCTTACATGCCGCGCCGCTCCTGGTTCATCGTAGTAAGTCGGTTAAAGAACAATGCAATATACACAGATCAAACGATTATGGGGAAAGCACCTTGCAAGTATGAGTCCCCTTGGTGCTGCCTATTTCCACTGCGCAGGACTGTGCtattaagtaagaaaaaaatatggccTAATTGCGCCTACCACTTCTGCACAACATGCACTCTAGTAAATTCCCCCGAACCAGGTAtcgtaaattatccctgaaaaaaCACAGAGGACCATGTCAAGATATCAGGGTccttaccatttacatgggaaaaccTAAAAAATGGTTGGAAAGTCAAATAGTTCGCGCCCTTTCGTTTGGgaagtttgaaaaatatgagGTACAATATTGTTTGAGGCAACGCATTTTCTATCCCCTTATTAGACTTTCCAGTtgatttggatatactttgATGTGGGTCCTTCTCCCACAGGGTTAAAATTAGATTTTACATGTTTATGCGTGGGATTTTCTGTTGAATGGTAATGGATGGTTTAAGGCGCCACTACAATTCTTTACCACGCTTCACTTGAAGATccatgattttttaaaaaacagaagCATATAATTCCATgcttctgaaaaaaataatgcttgTGTACATGTAAACACGTGGCGGTGATGATCATTGAAACATACCTGCTAACGTTTGTTTTAAATGCTCTAATACAGCGATACAAAAACGACTGCCTACACCACGTTATTAAAAATGTAAAGGATATTAATATATCTCTACTGGGTGCCCTGTGCTCTAACGTCAAATGAGCAGCAAAGTCATCTGTCACATGATTTGGGTCTCCACCTGGTAGGGCTGCGCACACTGGACAAACCTACATATGAAAACAAGGCAACAACTGAGcgtccagtttttttaaaaacacatgAAAGGTTTTGTAATCCAGCAGAGCGTGTTTATGAAATT
This sequence is a window from Porites lutea unplaced genomic scaffold, jaPorLute2.1 SCAFFOLD_42, whole genome shotgun sequence. Protein-coding genes within it:
- the LOC140925456 gene encoding E3 ubiquitin-protein ligase KCMF1-like isoform X2; the encoded protein is MGFTESALQEHVTSEHSDASIEVVCPVCAALPGGDPNHVTDDFAAHLTLEHRAPSRDILDEPGAARHVRRLFHPAVGGSRPRPPRPRAANMHFGGSGGSGLGSSSSSSSASGRESMDPIAELLSQLSGVRRAAQQSQPPMQSQLQLLQQQLQLERQQVQETRERLERLPARRPMAAAAAAAAASGSVPTTSTASAQESSSSASSSFLLARANEPSLSEAEQEILERERADRSLFVQDLILSTLGSAAFKRRPRPIPDSTETSEEFASLTIQDSTANDAARGAAESQDSNVVEQDVTVEDMEFISLETEEDKDS
- the LOC140925456 gene encoding E3 ubiquitin-protein ligase KCMF1-like isoform X1, whose protein sequence is MGFTESALQEHVTSEHSDASIEVVCPVCAALPGGDPNHVTDDFAAHLTLEHRAPSRDILYDEPGAARHVRRLFHPAVGGSRPRPPRPRAANMHFGGSGGSGLGSSSSSSSASGRESMDPIAELLSQLSGVRRAAQQSQPPMQSQLQLLQQQLQLERQQVQETRERLERLPARRPMAAAAAAAAASGSVPTTSTASAQESSSSASSSFLLARANEPSLSEAEQEILERERADRSLFVQDLILSTLGSAAFKRRPRPIPDSTETSEEFASLTIQDSTANDAARGAAESQDSNVVEQDVTVEDMEFISLETEEDKDS